In Pontiella desulfatans, one DNA window encodes the following:
- a CDS encoding glycoside hydrolase family 3 C-terminal domain-containing protein yields the protein MNLTKIQIWKDPSQSVEQRAVDLVSRLSLDEKPGMLMMQSPAIDRLGIPAYDWWGEALHGVARNGIATVFPQAIGMAATWNPILIERIADTISTEARAKHHQAARENGGATERYQGLTLWSPNVNLFRDPRWGRGQECYGEDVCLTSRLGTAFVRGIQGNDDRYLKAVATPKHFAVHSGPEGGRFSFDSVVSDRDMWEEELSVFEFVVRDSNPAGMMTAYNAINGTACCANRWLMTDLLRDEWGFDGAIVGDVDNVANLADHMKVAADHAEGSALAILAGQDLCSGWAFEHLGEAVEQGLISENDLDEALVRNLSVRFRLGQFDPPETVAYSSIPASEVATPANDQLALEAARQSTVLMKNDGVLPLDPSTLNKVVVLGPTADSRAALLGNYFGVPDQPVNLLEGLRKKFEPAGVEVCHYRAVPLVKGLEKSGQSFESASCVFADEEGVQPGLVAEVFDNPDFDGEPAQTQCGLELFWNIYQPIPPIPADDASIRWKGCITPIASGEYTFSIERIGGFRLTVGDEVLLDELYVNDAGERRARTVSTELVAGQTVPVLIEYRQTCGEGLVSMWWQTPLDPEDSLPAALDSAKDADHIILCLGLTPEVEGEEMPVNFEGFAAGDRTTIQLPASQRELLDEVSKLGKPFTVVLTTGSAVAFDTDSPDAILCAWYYGQRGGDAVAEILTGKVNPSGRLPVTFYRSDDDLPSFEDYSMDGRTYKYFQGDPLFAFGHGLSYTNFEYGEPHLLTDKPVAGDEVILVVPVTNAGSRDGAEVVQVYAGNPQADSGRPLRQLIGFSRQVIPAGKTVEVNVPLDTRILRRRDESSEGFVFDAPTWLLEVGAASDDRRVSCEVSLSTD from the coding sequence ATGAATTTAACGAAGATACAAATTTGGAAAGATCCGTCTCAATCCGTTGAGCAGCGCGCGGTGGATCTGGTTTCACGGCTGTCGCTGGATGAAAAACCCGGGATGCTGATGATGCAAAGTCCGGCGATTGATCGGCTGGGTATTCCGGCCTACGATTGGTGGGGTGAGGCGTTGCATGGGGTGGCGCGCAATGGGATCGCAACGGTTTTTCCACAGGCCATCGGGATGGCGGCTACCTGGAATCCGATTTTGATCGAGCGGATTGCCGACACCATTTCCACGGAAGCGCGAGCAAAGCACCATCAGGCTGCGCGCGAAAACGGCGGCGCAACGGAGCGGTATCAGGGGCTCACTCTCTGGTCGCCCAATGTCAACTTGTTTCGTGATCCGCGCTGGGGCAGGGGGCAGGAGTGCTACGGCGAGGATGTCTGTTTGACCTCCCGGCTGGGTACTGCCTTTGTCCGGGGCATTCAGGGCAACGACGACCGGTATCTTAAGGCTGTGGCGACGCCGAAGCATTTTGCCGTGCACAGCGGTCCCGAGGGCGGCCGGTTCAGCTTCGATTCCGTGGTCTCTGATCGCGACATGTGGGAAGAGGAACTCAGCGTGTTTGAGTTTGTTGTCCGGGATAGTAACCCTGCCGGAATGATGACGGCGTATAATGCGATTAACGGCACCGCCTGCTGTGCAAACCGCTGGCTGATGACCGATCTGCTTCGCGACGAGTGGGGGTTTGACGGGGCCATTGTCGGCGATGTCGACAATGTGGCCAACCTGGCCGACCATATGAAGGTGGCTGCCGACCATGCCGAGGGCAGTGCCCTGGCGATTCTCGCGGGGCAGGATCTGTGCAGCGGCTGGGCGTTTGAGCATCTTGGAGAAGCGGTGGAGCAGGGACTGATCAGCGAGAATGATCTGGACGAGGCCCTGGTTCGTAACCTGTCGGTGCGCTTCCGGCTCGGGCAGTTTGATCCGCCGGAAACGGTTGCCTATAGTTCGATTCCTGCCTCCGAGGTGGCCACGCCGGCAAATGACCAACTGGCGCTCGAAGCCGCGCGGCAGTCGACTGTACTGATGAAAAACGACGGGGTGCTTCCGCTGGATCCCTCAACGCTTAATAAGGTGGTGGTGCTGGGGCCGACGGCGGACAGTCGGGCCGCTTTGCTGGGCAACTATTTTGGCGTTCCGGATCAGCCGGTGAATCTGCTGGAGGGACTGAGGAAAAAGTTTGAACCTGCGGGTGTCGAGGTGTGCCATTACCGAGCCGTTCCGCTCGTTAAGGGGCTGGAAAAAAGCGGGCAGTCATTTGAGTCCGCCTCGTGTGTTTTTGCTGATGAGGAGGGTGTGCAACCAGGATTGGTTGCTGAAGTTTTTGACAATCCGGATTTTGACGGGGAACCCGCCCAAACGCAATGCGGGTTGGAACTTTTCTGGAATATCTACCAGCCGATACCACCGATTCCGGCTGATGATGCATCGATCCGTTGGAAGGGTTGCATCACTCCCATCGCCTCCGGGGAATACACCTTTTCCATCGAACGTATCGGAGGTTTCCGCCTGACCGTGGGCGATGAGGTGTTGCTGGACGAACTGTATGTCAATGATGCCGGCGAGCGGCGGGCACGGACTGTTTCGACGGAACTGGTCGCCGGCCAGACGGTTCCGGTTTTGATTGAATACCGCCAGACCTGCGGGGAAGGGCTGGTCTCCATGTGGTGGCAGACGCCGCTCGACCCGGAAGACTCCCTGCCGGCGGCGCTGGATTCGGCGAAAGATGCCGACCACATTATACTTTGTCTTGGACTGACCCCCGAGGTGGAAGGCGAGGAAATGCCGGTTAATTTTGAGGGCTTTGCGGCGGGAGACCGTACCACCATTCAGCTGCCGGCTTCGCAGCGCGAACTGCTCGATGAAGTTTCCAAACTTGGGAAACCGTTTACCGTGGTGCTGACGACCGGCAGTGCGGTCGCCTTTGATACGGACAGTCCCGATGCGATTCTCTGCGCCTGGTATTATGGCCAGCGCGGCGGCGATGCGGTGGCCGAAATCCTGACGGGCAAGGTCAATCCCTCCGGTCGCCTGCCGGTCACCTTCTATCGTTCGGATGATGATCTGCCTTCGTTCGAGGACTATTCCATGGATGGCCGTACCTATAAATATTTCCAGGGCGATCCACTGTTCGCGTTCGGCCATGGGCTGAGTTATACGAACTTTGAATACGGTGAGCCGCATCTTCTGACGGATAAACCGGTCGCCGGGGACGAGGTTATCCTGGTTGTTCCTGTAACCAATGCCGGTTCCCGCGATGGGGCCGAAGTGGTGCAGGTATATGCCGGCAATCCGCAGGCCGATTCAGGGCGGCCGCTCCGCCAATTGATCGGATTTTCACGGCAGGTAATTCCCGCCGGAAAAACGGTCGAAGTTAACGTGCCGCTCGATACGCGCATCCTGCGCCGCCGTGATGAGTCCTCCGAAGGGTTTGTGTTTGATGCCCCAACCTGGCTGCTTGAAGTCGGGGCGGCATCCGATGATCGCCGGGTTTCCTGCGAAGTCTCTCTTTCAACCGATTGA
- a CDS encoding sulfatase-like hydrolase/transferase, with product MKELGKAVAVCLLLAGLCGARSVSGESNGKRPPNVILVMADDLGYECIGAYGGTSYKTPHIDRLAETGIRFDHAHAQPICTPSRVQIMTGKYNVRNYVKFAHLDPKETSFGNLFRDAGYKTCMVGKWQLGGGYDAPGNFGFDNYCMWRLINNGNISRYPNPGIAMDGKFVSHENGEYGPDVLFDYASGFIEKNRDEPFFLYYSMLLVHNPFEPTPQSDQWNPEARGLDNIKGSDFNDITHFPDMMEYMDKEIGKLIAKLEDLGVRENTVVIFTGDNGTTQGVTSKVNGKAVRGGKGLPTDAGTHVPLIANCPGLIPEGQASADLVDFSDILPTLCDIGGVPVPASLSSSIDGRSFWPQMQGLAGSPRDWTYGWYQRRTDRNEIWEFVRDKRYKLYLDGNFYDLENDILELEPLESTSLTDGQKAVRDQFQQVLDRYASLRPDELRSPNKRPGFHRKK from the coding sequence ATGAAAGAACTAGGTAAAGCAGTTGCAGTCTGTTTGCTGCTTGCAGGTCTCTGCGGGGCACGGTCGGTTTCGGGGGAGTCAAACGGGAAGCGTCCGCCGAATGTGATTTTGGTGATGGCCGACGATCTGGGCTACGAATGCATCGGAGCCTACGGGGGAACCTCGTATAAAACCCCGCATATCGACCGCCTGGCCGAAACCGGCATTCGTTTTGACCATGCGCATGCCCAGCCGATCTGCACGCCGTCGCGAGTACAGATCATGACCGGGAAGTACAATGTGCGCAACTATGTGAAATTTGCGCATCTGGATCCGAAGGAAACCAGCTTCGGGAACCTGTTCAGGGATGCCGGATACAAAACCTGTATGGTGGGGAAGTGGCAACTGGGCGGGGGATATGATGCGCCGGGGAATTTTGGTTTCGACAACTATTGCATGTGGCGACTGATTAATAATGGGAACATCAGCCGATATCCCAACCCCGGGATTGCAATGGACGGCAAGTTTGTCAGCCACGAAAACGGCGAATACGGGCCGGATGTCCTGTTCGACTATGCATCCGGCTTTATCGAAAAGAACAGGGATGAACCCTTTTTTCTATACTACTCGATGCTGCTGGTACACAACCCGTTTGAACCCACGCCGCAATCCGATCAGTGGAACCCTGAGGCCCGTGGATTGGATAACATTAAAGGCTCGGATTTTAACGACATCACTCATTTCCCGGACATGATGGAATACATGGACAAGGAAATCGGCAAGCTGATTGCCAAGCTTGAAGACCTGGGGGTACGGGAAAATACAGTTGTGATCTTTACCGGCGACAACGGAACCACCCAAGGCGTTACATCCAAAGTGAACGGCAAGGCGGTTCGTGGCGGGAAGGGGTTGCCAACGGATGCCGGAACCCATGTCCCGCTGATCGCAAACTGCCCCGGCCTTATTCCGGAAGGGCAGGCATCTGCCGATCTGGTTGATTTCAGCGACATCCTTCCAACGCTTTGTGATATAGGTGGGGTGCCGGTTCCGGCATCGTTGTCGTCCTCGATTGATGGGCGTAGCTTTTGGCCTCAAATGCAGGGGCTGGCGGGAAGTCCGCGCGACTGGACCTACGGTTGGTACCAACGCCGGACAGACCGGAATGAGATCTGGGAATTTGTACGCGATAAACGCTATAAACTATATCTGGACGGCAATTTTTATGATCTCGAAAACGATATTCTTGAGCTGGAGCCATTGGAGTCCACGTCGCTGACGGATGGGCAAAAAGCTGTTCGGGATCAGTTCCAGCAGGTGCTCGATCGCTATGCCTCGCTGCGTCCGGACGAGCTTCGCTCCCCGAATAAAAGACCCGGATTCCATCGGAAAAAATGA